The genomic region TTGGGAATCTTGATGGTGAGTCGCATGGTCTGGCTGAGATTCGCGTTAGCTAACAATACCAGGTTTCTCGCGTACTGAAAAGCGAGCTGAAGTGGTGAAGGCATTCGTGACTCAGAAGGAAGAGTCTGCCAACAAGTGTGAACTGGAGACTGGCTGCGCAAAGGTTGCGCTTAGTCTGGACACGATGCTCAAGCCATTCCTGGATCCGAAGAAGCCTGGCAAAGCAGAAGAACGCCAGAAAGGACTCTACGACATCGTCTACTTTGCTGGCAGACTGAGCCGCATTATGCGCCAGGCACCCGATGTCGTCTACTACTGGCCGCCGACCTTCAAGGACGAGGAGTTTGAGCCATCAAGGATGGAGGTCTTCAACCTGAAAGACATGATACTGAAGTCGCCCTACGAGAAGACGAAAGTCCAGGGCATCGAGCGTGCCATTGTGAGGGAGGGTCACAAGGACGACAATACCGAAGCCATCGTCCAGATCGTCTGCTTTCCCGGTCTAGTCGCCTACCGTCAATATGGTGGTGGaacaggcgggaaggagatCGAAGCCGAGCAGAGTCGCGGAACCATCAGAGAGCCTGACGATGTACGCCGTGCCCGAGCATATCGGGTGCGCAATGGGGTTGAGGAAATTCCAGACCCGAGTTCCCATGGCTTCCGGTCCAGACTCGTGTGCAAGAGTGTGGTGCATCTGATCTGGGGCAAGCAGCGTCTGCTGACCAGAGAAGCCGGCACTTCAGCTCATATCGACGCCGTGAGGGAGGGTCCGGCCGGGATGAAGAAGTACGAGGAGGATTACAAGGAGTACAAGGAGCTGTATGACATCGCTGAGTCACGATGGGCGCAAGACGAGTAGATGCGGTAGTCGAGTCTGAGCTGGTGGGTCTCGTGTCTCGTGATGGACGCGCTGGATCTTGTTGTCAGGTCAGGTGGCCGGTGGTTTCGCAACACGCGTCTGGTCTCTGCGAGACGGTGCGGAGGATGACGACCGGCGTGTTTTGCTAGTGATGGCGGTCAAGATGATACTCTCCCGTAGCCTTTCGCATGTCTCACTAGAGTAATGAAATGTCTTTCAATCTGGCGAGTCAGTGTTGTTGTGATGCACTGGTGAGGGAGAAGGAGAAACCTTGTCGGTCGGCGAGCGGCGAGCGTCACTGCCCTCGCGGGATCGCGGCGCCTGCCGCGTCTAAATCAGGAAAGGGTGGATTGCCAGGCGGAAGCTCGAAGTCAAGACTTCACATCCGACGATCACGTCTCTCCTTCTTGCCTTTCGTCAGCACCCAGCAGCCACCCGTGCCACCGCAAACCGACAAACACCCGCCACGCCTCATCTACATGTACCTGGCAGAATCTTCTGTGCCTCCGTCATGTCGTGCTAACATCCCACCGCAGTCCGCCGCACACATCTGCGACGCCGCTTGTGCTCCAGACTTGCTTATTACCACGGATCCATTCGCGACGAGCCTCACCCCGTTTCTGGAACACCAACTTGGCGGCGCAGAAGCGTGGCGTGCCCTGTACCACTGGAATAATCCGGATGTCGCTCGCGCTGGCCGCATCCTCAAAGACTTCCACCTTCTTCACTTTCCACAACATCACACCAGCACCCCGACAACACCATGGCAATGCCGCACCGGCCTCTGCGGCCGATAGCTATCGCTCCAGCACCACCGAAAGCGCCACCAGTCCAGCAGCATCGAGTCACCTTCTATGATCTGCCCGCCGAACTGCGCGTCGAAATCTACAAGTTGACACTCGAGAGCGTGCGGCTACAAATCTTGCCCGCCACCGCAGACAAGTCTCGCAAGCGACCACATCCCCTAACATTGACAACCCGCCAAGTCCGGCATGAAGTGTTGCCCATCATACATGCCACCTGTCCAATCCTGTGCAATGTCACCGACTTCGTCTTCGATGGCCTACTCGAGTGGATGTCCCGGGTCCCACCGCACGAAGAGCGAGTCCTCACCAAGAACGACAATCTCACTATTGCATTTCACACCACCATGCAGCAGCCTCCCAGGATGATGGAGAGCATGCGGAAGTGGCTTCATATGCGTGCGGACCAGCATCGACCTCAGCCGAAGTGGCAATATTCTGGTCCGACGCCGCCATCGAAAGTGTGCGCGGATCTGAGGCGGAGAGCGAAGCGCATGAAGGAGGAAGGTAAGCAGGCGGAGCTACTCAAGATGCTGAAAGCTCTCCAGATCCCGTGTGGTGACGAGAACACTCGAGGATCAGGGCGGCGGCAGAACGCTTGAAAGACTCACATGCTTGCGCACCGCTGTCGAGGGAGGTAGCGACTCATTTGAATGAACACCACCATGTGGTGTGGTGATTATGAGAAATTGGGTATGGAGGAGATTGGGTGGCTGTAACTGCGCAGCCAAAACGGAGAGTATGCGCTTTCGAGGCATGGCTATCGACTATTGACAAGTAATCACACTTGATCAGGCGGCTCCCATCACGACCACGGCTTGCCTCTCTCTTCTTCTAACAACTTCTTGATACGATCCAGGTCGGGTTCTGGACGTGGCGATGGATCATACTTTCCCAGACTCTTCGCATGTCCCTCCTCGACAATGCGTTCCTCGGTCTTGGTCTTGAGGACGCAACTTCCCCCGCCATACCCCTTACTCTCAATCATGCGAATCAGATTATCAGCAATATCGGCAGGCTGCAGGGCCGTCTTCAGCCGCTCATAATACTGGGTGGCAGTAGCAACTTCATCGGCTCGATCTTCCCAAAGTGGACTCTGCACCATTCCTGGCATGATGCATACTATCTTCACACCTTCTTCGATATCGGCCTGGCCCATGGACTTGGTGAAGCCGACAATAGCATGCTTGGAAGTGACGTATAAGCTGGCGAGATAGTTGCCTCGGATGCCAGCAGACGATGCGAGAAGTGCCACCACACCTTGCTTCTTTGCGCCGGCAAGAGCTCGCATGGCTAGGCGGGTCAGTTTGACGGGATGACTGACATTGATCTGAATCATCTTGTATGACTCTTCCTCATTATCATCCCAGCTGGAGGGTAGTCAGCATGGCAGTATTCTCGAAATTCAAGCGAAACTTACAAATTCGACCACGGCGGCTCAAAAACACCGGCAGATGCAACATACACATCTGGAACATCTCCAACCTTCTCGACGCTTGTTGTGATGAGGTCGTGAAGCGACCTCCAGGATGTCACATCACAGTGGGTGTTTACCACTTCACCTGCCGGGACTTGGGTGATGAACTCCGCTTCTGGGACCAGCTTCAGGTCGCCGATCAGTACCTTCACTCCTCGCTCGTGGCACTGCTTCGCAAGAGCCAAGCCGATGCCAGAACCGCCGCCTACGATCTTAATCAGCACTATTTCTTTTTGGAGGAGGAGTTCTTGATCATGCTTACCGGTAATGGCAACGATCTTACCCTTGATGGGAAAGTCGGGGACGGGACCATATTGCATTGCGTTGGAGTCGGGGCAGGGTTAGGATTCGATTGACTAGCACTTCAGC from Fulvia fulva chromosome 10, complete sequence harbors:
- a CDS encoding Momilactone A synthase — encoded protein: MQYGPVPDFPIKGKIVAITGGGSGIGLALAKQCHERGVKVLIGDLKLVPEAEFITQVPAGEVVNTHCDVTSWRSLHDLITTSVEKVGDVPDVYVASAGVFEPPWSNFWDDNEEESYKMIQINVSHPVKLTRLAMRALAGAKKQGVVALLASSAGIRGNYLASLYVTSKHAIVGFTKSMGQADIEEGVKIVCIMPGMVQSPLWEDRADEVATATQYYERLKTALQPADIADNLIRMIESKGYGGGSCVLKTKTEERIVEEGHAKSLGKYDPSPRPEPDLDRIKKLLEEERGKPWS